A section of the Mangifera indica cultivar Alphonso unplaced genomic scaffold, CATAS_Mindica_2.1 Un_0013, whole genome shotgun sequence genome encodes:
- the LOC123205715 gene encoding uncharacterized protein LOC123205715, which yields MDSPFSDQSGISRGRDAPPSHYLLKIKSFSMLSEASILEYTSDKFESGGYQWKLSLYPNGDKFRDGRDHISIYLALAEMNSLHSGWEINVVFNFFILNQLQNKYFIIQEWRERRFHAMKTEWGIAKFIDLETFCNPLNGFLIEDTCVFGAEVFVVKSTFKGECLSMIKQPTTCYYSWKLNNFSFLADQRYNSESFGDYNWNIILYPKGNGEFRGSNISIYLTHARFYALPDKFFLKFILRVKDQINGEDLSYQTEHLFSPSQPDWGYATFMSLAKLKDPKMGYLVDDSLIIEAEVTLLGLIKPS from the exons ATGGATTCTCCTTTCTCTGATCAGAGTGGCATCTCAAGAG gaAGAGATGCTCCGCCAAGTCATTACTTACTTAAAATCAAGTCCTTCTCCATGCTATCAGAAGCCTCCATACTTGAATACACCTCGGACAAGTTTGAATCGGGGGGCTACCAATG GAAACTGTCTCTCTACCCAAATGGAGACAAGTTCCGAGACGGGAGAGATCATATCTCTATTTACCTGGCATTGGCTGAAATGAATTCTTTACATTCAGGCTGGGAAATCAATGTGGTTTTCAACTTCTTTATACTCAATCAGCTGCAGAATAAGTATTTTATTATCCAGG AGTGGAGAGAAAGGCGTTTCCATGCAATGAAGACTGAATGGGGCATCGCCAAATTCATAGACCTGGAAACGTTTTGCAATCCTCTAAATGGATTTCTTATCGAAGACACTTGTGTCTTTGGTGCTGAGGTTTTTGTTGTCAAAAGTACCTTCAAAGGGGAGTGCTTATCAATGATAAAGCAACCTACAACTTGTTACTATTCTTGGAagcttaataatttttcatttttagctGATCAACGTTACAATTCTGAATCATTTGGAGACTATAATTG GAATATCATTCTCTATCCTAAAGGAAATGGAGAGTTTAGGGGCAGCAACATTTCAATTTATCTAACTCATGCTCGTTTCTACGCTCTTCCTGATAAATTCTTCTTGAAATTCATTCTTCGTGTCAAAGACCAAATCAATGGAGAGGACTTATCATATCAAA CTGAACATTTGTTTTCTCCTTCGCAACCTGACTGGGGTTATGCAACATTCATGTCCTTGGCTAAATTGAAGGATCCCAAAATGGGTTACTTGGTGGATGACAGTCTCATCATTGAGGCAGAAGTTACATTACTTGGTCTCATAAAACCGTCTTAA
- the LOC123205725 gene encoding alcohol dehydrogenase-like 3 — METSGKVITCKAAVARGPGEPLVIEEIKVDPPQKMEVRMKVLYSSVCHTDLNAWEGTNEAQRAFPQILGHEAAGIIESVGEGVTDLKKGDHVIPIFNGECGSCVYCKSHKTNLCETLRANPMKFVMANDGKSRFSTMDGNPIYHFLNCSTFSEYTVIDAGCAAKIDPEASLKKMSLLSCCISTGVGGAWNCANVHAGSTVAIFGLGAVGLAVAEGSRARGASRIIGVDTNSEKFIKGKKVGVTDFINPKELSTPVYERIREMTGGGVDYSFECAGNVDILREAFLSSHDGWGLTIVLGIHPTPRMLPLHPMELFDGRKITGSIFGGFKGKSELPNLAQQCTNGVLNLDEFITHELPFEKINEAFQLLLDGKSLRCVLNF, encoded by the exons ATGGAGACGAGCGGAAAGGTGATCACTTGCAAGG CTGCTGTGGCACGAGGTCCCGGAGAACCTctagtcatagaagaaatcaaagTTGATCCTCCACAGAAAATGGAGGTCAGAATGAAGGTCCTCTACAGTTCAGTCTGTCATACTGATCTTAATGCCTGGGAAGGAACG aATGAAGCTCAGCGAGCATTTCCTCAAATTCTAGGCCATGAAGCTGCCGG AATAATAGAGAGCGTTGGAGAAGGTGTGACAGACTTGAAGAAAGGAGACCATGTAATTCCAATCTTCAATGGCGAGTGTGGGAGCTGCGTGTATTGCAAAAGCCACAAGACCAATCTGTGTGAAACTTTACGCGCAAATCCCATGAAATTTGTGATGGCGAACGATGGAAAGTCTAGATTTTCCACCATGGATGGAAACccaatttatcattttctcAACTGCTCTACTTTCTCAGAGTACACTGTCATTGATGCTGGATGCGCTGCCAAGATTGACCCCGAGGCTTCTCTCAAGAAGATGAGCTTGTTAAGCTGCTGTATTTCCACCG GAGTTGGAGGTGCATGGAATTGTGCTAACGTGCATGCTGGTTCTACTGTGGCTATTTTCGGATTGGGGGCTGTCGGACTCGCC GTTGCTGAAGGATCAAGAGCAAGAGGAGCATCAAGAATAATAGGAGTCGACACTAACTCcgaaaaatttataaaag GAAAAAAAGTAGGGGTCACAGATTTTATAAATCCGAAGGAACTTTCAACGCCGGTGTATGAG AGAATCAGAGAAATGACAGGAGGAGGTGTGGATTACAGTTTTGAATGTGCAGGAAATGTGGATATTCTCCGAGAGGCCTTTTTGTCCTCTCATGAT GGTTGGGGATTGACGATTGTATTAGGAATCCATCCAACACCAAGAATGCTTCCTCTTCATCCAATGGAGTTGTTTGATGGCCGAAAAATCACCGGATCTATTTTTGGCGGATTTAAAGGGAAGTCTGAGCTTCCGAATCTAGCCCAACAGTGCACCAATGGG GTTTTGAATTTAGATGAATTTATAACTCATGAACTCCCATTTGAGAAGATCAATGAAGCCTTCCAACTGCTCCTTGATGGAAAGTCACTCCGATGTGTTCTCAATTTTTAG
- the LOC123205697 gene encoding solute carrier family 35 member F1-like isoform X1, whose product MMTFKEFWTKKTLVGLVLGQFLSLLITSTGFSSSELARKGINAPTSQSFLNYVLLGIFYGSYMLYRRQPLKAKWYYYVILALVDVEANFLVVKAYQYTSLTSVMLLDCWSIPCVMVFTWIFLKTKYRFKKITGVLVCIAGLVLVVFSDVHSGDRAAGSNPRLGDGLVIAGATLYSISNVSEEFLVKNADRIELMSFLGIFGAIISAVQISILERDELKSIHWTAGASLPFFGFALAMFLFYSFVPVLLKMSGSTMLNLSLLTSDMWAVVIRIFAYHEKVDWMYFVAFTAVAVGLVIYSGGDREEDQHLAEVVDEEAVQSNKSFDGEGSSANRRAIAGSTRMSRDTGEKQ is encoded by the exons ATGATGACTTTTAAGGAGTTTTGGACAAAGAAGACATTGGTCGGACTTGTTTTGGGACAATTTCTTTCACTTTTGATTACTTCTACTGGCTTTTCTTCTTCTGAATTAGCTAGAAaag GAATTAATGCGCCAACATCGCAGTCGTTTCTCAATTATGTGTTGCTAGGTATTTTCTATGGAAGTTACATGCTTTACAGGAGGCAACCACTTAAG GCAAAATGGTATTACTATGTAATCCTTGCTCTGGTTGATGTTGAGGCCAATTTTCTTG TGGTGAAGGCTTACCAGTACACTTCTCTAACCAGTGTCATGCTATTGGACTGTTGGTCAATTCCATGCGTGATGGTTTTTACCTGGATATTCTTAAAGACAAAATACAGATTCAAAAAGATAACTGGTGTACTTGTTTGTATAGCTGGGCTTGTCTTGGTTGTGTTTTCAGATGTTCATTCAGGAGACCGAGCAG CTGGGAGCAACCCTCGTTTAGGAGATGGACTTGTGATAGCTGGGGCAACATTATATTCCATTAGTAATGTCAGTGAG GAATTTCTTGTGAAGAATGCTGATAGAATTGAACTAATGTCATTTTTAGGCATCTTTGGTGCCATCATCAGTGCTGTCCAAAT AAGCATACTTGAGCGTGATGAGCTGAAATCTATTCACTGGACTGCTGGGGCG TCTCTTCCATTTTTCGGATTTGCGTTGGCTATGTTTCTGTTTTACTCATTCGTCCCCGTCTTGCTGAAG ATGAGTGGGTCAACAATGCTTAACCTTTCATTGCTAACCTCAGACATGTGGGCTGTTGTGATTCGTATCTTTGCTTATCATGAGAAG GTTGATTGGATGTACTTTGTTGCCTTCACTGCTGTTGCTGTTGGGCTTGTTATTTATTCTGG AGGTGACAGAGAAGAGGATCAACACCTCGCTGAGGTTGTCGATGAAGAAGCCGTACAAAGCAACAAGAGTTTTGACGGGGAGGGAAGTTCAGCAAATCGCAGAGCTATTGCTGGGAGCACAAGGATGTCGAGGGACACTGGGGAGAAGCAATAA
- the LOC123205697 gene encoding solute carrier family 35 member F1-like isoform X2: MLYRRQPLKAKWYYYVILALVDVEANFLVVKAYQYTSLTSVMLLDCWSIPCVMVFTWIFLKTKYRFKKITGVLVCIAGLVLVVFSDVHSGDRAAGSNPRLGDGLVIAGATLYSISNVSEEFLVKNADRIELMSFLGIFGAIISAVQISILERDELKSIHWTAGASLPFFGFALAMFLFYSFVPVLLKMSGSTMLNLSLLTSDMWAVVIRIFAYHEKVDWMYFVAFTAVAVGLVIYSGGDREEDQHLAEVVDEEAVQSNKSFDGEGSSANRRAIAGSTRMSRDTGEKQ, from the exons ATGCTTTACAGGAGGCAACCACTTAAG GCAAAATGGTATTACTATGTAATCCTTGCTCTGGTTGATGTTGAGGCCAATTTTCTTG TGGTGAAGGCTTACCAGTACACTTCTCTAACCAGTGTCATGCTATTGGACTGTTGGTCAATTCCATGCGTGATGGTTTTTACCTGGATATTCTTAAAGACAAAATACAGATTCAAAAAGATAACTGGTGTACTTGTTTGTATAGCTGGGCTTGTCTTGGTTGTGTTTTCAGATGTTCATTCAGGAGACCGAGCAG CTGGGAGCAACCCTCGTTTAGGAGATGGACTTGTGATAGCTGGGGCAACATTATATTCCATTAGTAATGTCAGTGAG GAATTTCTTGTGAAGAATGCTGATAGAATTGAACTAATGTCATTTTTAGGCATCTTTGGTGCCATCATCAGTGCTGTCCAAAT AAGCATACTTGAGCGTGATGAGCTGAAATCTATTCACTGGACTGCTGGGGCG TCTCTTCCATTTTTCGGATTTGCGTTGGCTATGTTTCTGTTTTACTCATTCGTCCCCGTCTTGCTGAAG ATGAGTGGGTCAACAATGCTTAACCTTTCATTGCTAACCTCAGACATGTGGGCTGTTGTGATTCGTATCTTTGCTTATCATGAGAAG GTTGATTGGATGTACTTTGTTGCCTTCACTGCTGTTGCTGTTGGGCTTGTTATTTATTCTGG AGGTGACAGAGAAGAGGATCAACACCTCGCTGAGGTTGTCGATGAAGAAGCCGTACAAAGCAACAAGAGTTTTGACGGGGAGGGAAGTTCAGCAAATCGCAGAGCTATTGCTGGGAGCACAAGGATGTCGAGGGACACTGGGGAGAAGCAATAA